One Mycobacterium paraseoulense genomic window, ACGTCGAATCCGCTGACCGCCCTTCCCCCACTGGCGCAGCCGTTCATCGAAACCGCGCTCAACCAAGCGCCGCCGCCACACGACCCGGGAACCTATCCCTTCACCGTCGACCGCTGGACGCCCGACAAGGTCTACTCGGGGGCGTACAAGGCGTGGGCGGTGACGCCCGACGAGCTGATCCTGTACATGCCCGACTATCCGGTGGCCCACGACGAGCCGCTCAATTTCACGCCCGGCGTCATGCAGTGGTTCATGGACGGGGGCACCGTGCAGGCGCACATCCCGCTGTCGGCGTTGAGTTCGGTGCTGCGCGTCTAGCGCATGCGCCTCTCGGGTTGTCTCAGTTGGCCTTTCGGCGCCGGAGGTCGATCGATATCACGTCGGCAACGTGCTCGCTGCGCATCGCCTGAGCGTCGTCGCCGGTGGATGCGCGGCTGCCGCGGGCCGAGAAACGGACGCTTGTCACCAGATCGCCGTAGTCCCAGGCTAGATCGCTGACTTCGCGTTTCGTGCGGTCGAGCGCGGTACACAGCGCTCCGACGGTGCGCCGGACGTGCAGGACCGTGACATTGACGGCTTCCACGGCGGTGTCGGCAATCCGGTTCAACTCCCGCTCCAGCATCAACGTCCCTCCCCCGGTGCGAACTCAATCATGGTAGGGCTCAGTCCTCGGGGTTGTAGCCGAGGTTCGGCGCGAGCCAGCGCTCGGCTTCGGCCAGCGTCCAGCCCTTGCGCTTCGCGTAGTCGGCGACCTGGTCCTGGGCCATCCGGCCGACCACGAAGTACTGCGACTGCGGGTGCGAGAAATACCAGCCGCTGACCGCGGCGCCGGGCCACATCGCCATCGACTCGGTCAACTCGATGCCGGTCCGTTCCTTGACGTCCATCAACTTCCAGAGCGTCACCTTCTCGGTGTGCTCCGGGCACGCCGGGTATCCGGGGGCGGGGCGGACTCCCACGTACTTCTCGTCGATGAGCGCCTCGTTGTCCAACTGCTCGTCGGGCTGGAATCCCCAGAACTCCTTGCGGACCCGCTCATGCAGACGTTCGGCGAACGCCTCCGCCAGCCGGTCGGCGAGCGACTCCAGCAGGATGGCGTTGTAGTCGTCGTGGTCCGCCTTGAATTCGGCGATCTTCTCCTGGCTGCCGAGCCCCGCGGTGACGGCGAATGCGCCGACGTAGTCGGCCAGACCGGTGTCCTTGGGCGCGATGTAGTCGCCCAGCGACCGGTTCGGGACGCCGTCCCGGTGCTCGCCCTGCTGACGCAGGTTGTGCAGCGTGGTCAGCACCTCGGTACGCGTGTCGTCGGTGTAGACCTCGATGTCGTCACCGACTGCGTTGGCCGGGAAGAACCCGATCACCCCGTTGGCGGTCAGCCACTTCTCCTTGATCAGGGTGTCGAGCATCTCCTGGGCGTCGTCGTACAGCTTGCGGGCCGCCTCCCCCGAGGCCGGATTGTTGAGGATGTCGGGGAATCTGCCCTTCATCTCCCACGCGTTGAAGAACGGCTGCCAGTCGATGTACTCGCGCAGCTCGGCGAGGTCGTAGTCCTGAAATTCCCGTACTCCCGCACCGATAGCCGGCACCGGCGGCGTGTAGCCGTCCCACTCGATCGGCGTCCGGTTGGCGCGGGCCTTCTCCAGCGTCAGCATCGGTCGCTCGTTCTTCTGGGCGTGCCGTTCCCGCAGGGATGCGTAGTCGGCCTCGGTGGCCTCCAGCAGGGCCGGCCGCTGCTTGTCGTCGAGGAGCGCGGCGGCGACCGGCACCGAGCGGGACGCGTCCTTGACCCAGACCACCGGACCGCTGCGACGCGGCGCCACCTTCACGGCGGTGTGGGCGCGCGAGGTGGTCGCGCCACCGATCAGCAGCGGGATCTCCATACCCTCGCGTTCCATCTCGGCGGCGAAGTTGACCATCTCATCCAGGGACGGGGTGATCAGGCCGGACAGCCCGATGATGTCGGCGTCGTGCTCCCTCGCCGCGGCCAGGATCTTCTCGGCAGGCACCATCACACCGAGATCGATCACTTCGAAGTTGTTGCACTGCAGGACAACCCCGACGATGTTCTTGCCGATGTCGTGGACGTCGCCCTTGACGGTCGCCATGATGATCGTGCCGTTGGTGTCCTTGCCAGCTGCGGCGCCGGACTCTTCCTTCTCCGCCTCGATGTACGGCAGCAGGTACGCGACGGCCTTCTTCATCACCCGGGCCGACTTCACGACCTGGGGCAAAAACATCTTGCCCGAGCCGAACAGGTCACCGACGACGTTCATGCCGTCCATCAGCGGGCCCTCGATCACCTCGATCGGGCGGCCACCCGCTTCGGCGATCTCGGCCCGCAACTCCTCGGTGTCGGCATCGACGTGGGCGTCGAAGCCCTTGACCAGGGCGTGCGTGATCCGCTCGCGGACCGGCAAGGATCGCCACTCCGCCGCCGCCGGGTCTTCGGATTTCTCCGAGCGGTTGAACCGTTCGGCGATCTCCAGGAGCCGCTCGGCCGCGTCCGCGCGGCGGTTCAGGACGACGTCCTCGATGCGGTCCCGCAGCTCGGGGTCGATCGAGTCGTAGGGCACCAGCGCGCCGGCGTTGACGATGCCCATGTCCAGGCCGGCCTTGATGGCGTGGTACAGGAACACCGCATGGATCGCCTCGCGGACGGGGTTGTTACCCCGGAACGAGAACGACACGTTCGAGATACCGCCGGAGATGTGCACCCCGGGAAGGTTCTCCTTGATCCAGGCGCAGGCCTCGATGAAGTCGATCCCGTACGTCGCGTGCTCTTCGATACCGGTCGCCAGCGCGAAGCAGTTCGGGTCGAAGATGATGTCCTCGGCCGGGAAGCCGACCTGTTCGGTCAGGATCCGGTAGGCGCGCCCGCAGATCTGTTTGCGGCGCTCCAGGTTGTCGGCCTGCCCTTGTTCGTCGAAGGCCATCACGACGACGGCGGCGCCATACTTGCGGCACAGCCGCGCCTCGCGGACGAACTTCTCCTCGCCCTCCTTCATGGAGATCGAGTTGACGATCGGCTTGCCCTGGACGTTCTTCAGGCCCGCCTCGATGACCTCCCACTTGGAGGAGTCGATCATCACCGGGACGCGGCTGATGTCGGGCTCGGCCGCGACCAGCTTGGTGAACCGGTCCATCGCGGCGACGCCGTCGATCATGCCCTCGTCCATGTTGATGTCGATGACCTGCGCGCCGACCTCGACCTGCTGCAGGGCGACCGACAGCGCGGAGTCGTAGTCCTCGGCCTTGATCAGGTTGCGGAACCGGGCGGAGCCGGTGATGTTGGTGCGCTCACCGATGTTCACGAACAGTGAGTCGTCGGTGATATTGAGCGGCTCGAGGCCGGCGAGCCGGGTCGCCACCGGCATCTCCGGCACCTTGCGCGGCGGCTTGCCCTCGACGACCTTGGCGATCTCGGTGATGTGCGGCGGCGCCGTCCCGCAGCACCCACCGACGAGGTTGACCAGGCCGGCCTCGGCGAAGTCGGCGATGTAGCTCGCCTGACGCTCGGGGGACTCGTCGTACTCGCCGAAGGCGTTGGGCAGTCCGGCGTTCGGGTAGCAGGAGACGAAGGTGTCCGCGATCCGCGACATCTCGGCGATGTAGGGCCTCATCTCCGGCGCGCCCAGCGCGCAGTTGAGGCCGACCGCGATCGGCTTCGCGTGCCTGATCGAGTTCCAGAACGCTTCGGTGACCTGACCGGACAACGTCCGCCCGGAGGCATCGGTGATGGTGCCCGAGATGATCACCGGCCAGCGGCGTCCGCGCTCCTCGAACAGCGTCTCGAGTGCGAACACCGCCGCCTTGGCGTTCAGCGAGTCG contains:
- the metH gene encoding methionine synthase — its product is MNSSISETFVPNIRPDCTDELKAALRRRIMVIDGAMGTAIQRDRPDEAGYRGDRFTEWPTALQGNNDLLNLTQPQIIEGIHREYLDAGADILETNTFNANAISLSDYDMADLAYELNYAGAALARAAADEYSTPEKPRYVAGAIGPTTRTASISPDVNDPGARNVSYDQLVAAYLEAANGLVDGGVDLLIVETIFDSLNAKAAVFALETLFEERGRRWPVIISGTITDASGRTLSGQVTEAFWNSIRHAKPIAVGLNCALGAPEMRPYIAEMSRIADTFVSCYPNAGLPNAFGEYDESPERQASYIADFAEAGLVNLVGGCCGTAPPHITEIAKVVEGKPPRKVPEMPVATRLAGLEPLNITDDSLFVNIGERTNITGSARFRNLIKAEDYDSALSVALQQVEVGAQVIDINMDEGMIDGVAAMDRFTKLVAAEPDISRVPVMIDSSKWEVIEAGLKNVQGKPIVNSISMKEGEEKFVREARLCRKYGAAVVVMAFDEQGQADNLERRKQICGRAYRILTEQVGFPAEDIIFDPNCFALATGIEEHATYGIDFIEACAWIKENLPGVHISGGISNVSFSFRGNNPVREAIHAVFLYHAIKAGLDMGIVNAGALVPYDSIDPELRDRIEDVVLNRRADAAERLLEIAERFNRSEKSEDPAAAEWRSLPVRERITHALVKGFDAHVDADTEELRAEIAEAGGRPIEVIEGPLMDGMNVVGDLFGSGKMFLPQVVKSARVMKKAVAYLLPYIEAEKEESGAAAGKDTNGTIIMATVKGDVHDIGKNIVGVVLQCNNFEVIDLGVMVPAEKILAAAREHDADIIGLSGLITPSLDEMVNFAAEMEREGMEIPLLIGGATTSRAHTAVKVAPRRSGPVVWVKDASRSVPVAAALLDDKQRPALLEATEADYASLRERHAQKNERPMLTLEKARANRTPIEWDGYTPPVPAIGAGVREFQDYDLAELREYIDWQPFFNAWEMKGRFPDILNNPASGEAARKLYDDAQEMLDTLIKEKWLTANGVIGFFPANAVGDDIEVYTDDTRTEVLTTLHNLRQQGEHRDGVPNRSLGDYIAPKDTGLADYVGAFAVTAGLGSQEKIAEFKADHDDYNAILLESLADRLAEAFAERLHERVRKEFWGFQPDEQLDNEALIDEKYVGVRPAPGYPACPEHTEKVTLWKLMDVKERTGIELTESMAMWPGAAVSGWYFSHPQSQYFVVGRMAQDQVADYAKRKGWTLAEAERWLAPNLGYNPED